ATCGTTTTCATAGGCCCAGTAGCGGTACAGGTAAAGCCGGCCGGCCTCGTCCAGGATCATGGGGCGCCGGTCGCCGGCCCGCCCGACTACCGCAGCGGCGAGCAGACGCTCCGGCCGCTCCCCGACCTCCGCCAGGGAGCCAAAACCAGGAATCCGTCCCGCTTCGGAGAAGGGGTCCGGCCCCGCCGCCCGCAGCCGCTGCAGGTCCAGGCAGACATGCCCTTCGCGCGTGGCGCGGCTTGCCAGCGCCGCGGCGGCGGCGAGTGTGGGGTTGGGCGCACCCGCCAGCCGCTCCATCAACCGAGCGAAGTGGAGGTCGAGGCGGCTCAAGCCGCGGTCGTCGATCCGGTCCGAAATCAAGAAAGAGCTTTCTCGCGCCGTCATGGTTCACCTGCCAACAGGTTCACGGTCAGGTCTTCGATCAGTTCAAAAGACAGTTTGTCCCGAAAGACCCCGTAGCGGCCGCCGCGGGAAGGATCCACACCACGCATGAAGACGTAATAGACCCCGCCGAAATGGGCCTCGTAGCGGTAGCCGGGCAGGCGCAGCGCGAGATAGCGGTTCAGCGCCACCGCGTAGAGGTGATACTGGAGGATGTAGAAGGACGACTCCATCTCCCGCAGCATCCGGTCGGGGCCGTAGTCTTCCACCCGGGCGCCCAGGAAGTTCGACTTCCAGTCGACGAGGTAGTAGCGGCCGGCGCGCTTGAAGACGAGGTCGATGAACCCCCGCATGAAGCCCTGCACCGGGGCGAAAGTCAGGCGGCCGAGGGCCTCCGGAAAGCGGCTCGACGGCATCCGCGCCCCGTGGCGGGCAAAGACGGTGCGGAGGAGCTGGGGGCTCACCGGTTTGAGCGGAAAATAGAAACCCAGTTCGTTCAGCCGCTCCGCCCGCCCGACCTCCGAAAGGGTAAAGGGCGCTTCCCCGTCTTCCAACGGCACCTCGAGGACGCGCTGGATCATCGCCGCAACCGGCTCTTCCCATACGGGTTCGAAGCCATGGAGGGCGAGCTGTTCCCGGACGAGCGGACCGAGCGTATCCCTCGCCGCCGGCGAAAAATCCAGGTGCTCCATCACGGCGTGCAGGCAGGTGCCGGCCCTCGCCCCCCGCGGGAAGGCGAAACCGCCCTCGGGCGGGCCCGCCTCTTCGGGCTCTGCAGGAATATCATCGGGCCCGCCCTCCGCGGATGAATCGACGTCGCGGGCACCCCCTTCCCCTTCATCGAACATCGCCGTGAGGGAGGAAAAGCTCGTGAGCGCCCACGCGCGCTCCACCCGCCTGCTGACCCGGCGTGCAGCAGCCTCCGCGGGAGCGGCCCCGGCCGGCGGCGGCAACTCGCCCGCCTGTGCGGGTGGATGGTCATCCAGATGGATCGCGCCGCCGGCCCTGCCCGTGAGCGCCTCGAGCGCCTCCCGGAAGCTGTCGGCCTCGCCGTCTTCGGGCGGCGGGTCCGCCTTCGCCTTTGCGTCCTTTCGGTCCTCACCGGGCAGGCCCGCGTTGTGAAGAATGTAGGCCGGCGCAGATCTGTCCCCGTCTTTGAACCGCCCCCAGACAAAGGTGCAGCGGTTGCGCGCGCGCGTAAGCGCCACGTAGAGCAGCCGGCATCCCTCCGCGAGATCCTCCCGTTCGGCCAGCAGGCGGTTCTCCTTCCAGGCATCGCTGCCGAGGTCCAGGGTCAGGCCCCCGCCGCGCCCCGTGTCATGGAAGAGGATCGGCTCCTTCTCCTTCGGGGAACGGGTGCCGTCCCACATGAACGGACAGAAGACCACGGGCCACTCGAGCCCCTTCGCGCGGTGCACCGTAATCAGGGTGACCGCATCCCGGTCGCTTTCGAGGCGCAGCTGGTGCTCTTCCAGCCGGGGGGTCGAGGAGTCGCGCCGATCGCGAAGCCACTTGAGGGTCCCCTCCATGCTGCGCCGCCTTTCGACGGCCGCTGTGTGCAGCACCTCGGCCAGGTGCAGAAAGTTGGTGCAGCGCCGCTCGCCGTCCGGCAACGCCGCAAGCCGCTCCAGCCCCCTGCCCTCCAAAAGGAGATGCCTGAACATGGTCAGAAGACCGCGGCCACGCCAGATCTCGTGCAAGGTCCGGAAGCGCCCGAGCACCGCCTCCCACCAGACCTCGTCCTCGCGGCGGGCATAGAGCTCGTCGCCGCGCACTCCCAGCGCCCGGGTGACGAGGGCGGCCTTCAGCAGCCGTTCGTTTTCAGGCTCGAGGCAGGCCGCGAGGATCCGCTCCATCTCGAGGGCCTCCGGGGCGTCGAAGAGGTTACCGGTGCTGTAGAGTACGCTCTGGACCCCGGCCTCGCGCAGCCGCTCCTGCAGCCGCCGCGCCTCGATATTGCGGCGCACCAGCACGGCGATGTCCTTTTCCTGCAACGACCGGCTGCCGATCGCGGCCCGGCCTTCCCTTCCAAGCTGCAGCAGCCGGACGATCCCGGCCGTCACCGCCTCCTGAACGGCCTCCCTCCCCTCCCCCTTGGGCCACTGCCACCCGCCGCCGGGAGGCTCCATGAACCAGAGCTGAAAAGGCGCCCGCTCCCCTTCCGGGGCCTCCAGCCTGAGCCCTTCGTGCACCTTCGCCGCCGCCGGCGCAACCGGCTGAAACGGAATCTCCTCAAAGAGAAAGGGCTCCGGCGAGGCCTCGAAGAAGGTATTCACGGCCCTGACGAGATCGGGCTCGCTCCGCCAGTTCTCGCCGAGGGTGTAGCGCCTCCCGGCCTCCCTGGCGGCCTGCATGTAGGCGAAGACATCCGCACCCCGGAAGCCGTAAATGGCCTGCTTCGGGTCCCCGATGAGGAAGAGGACGGCGTTCCCTCCCCCGAAGACGGCGTCGAAGATCCCGTACTGGATCGGATCGGTGTCCTGGAACTCGTCGATCAGGGCGGCTTTGAAGCGGGCCCGCACACCTGTGGTGAGCGCCGGGCCGGCGCTCGAATGGAGTGCGTGGTAAACCCTGAGGAGAAGATCGTCGAACGACTGGATGTTCAGCTCCCGTTTGAACGCCGCGATCGTCTGCGGGACCTCGTCGAACAGGCGCCGCTTGAAGCCGAGCAGCATCTGTTCGCAGGTCTCCCTCAGTTCCAGGCGCGCCGTTTCCGCCTCCGCGCACAGATCGAAGAAGGGGTGATCGGGCGCGGTCTTCCCCTTTTTGAGGGCCGTCTGGATGGTCTCGGCGCTGAAGCGCCGGAGCTCCTCCGAGCGCAGCAAACCGTTCACGCCTTTGGCCAGGCTTCGGCCGAACGCCGCGCACCAGCCGGGGACCTTCTCCGGGTTGTACCGGTTGCGCATCAGGCGGTCGCCCGTCTGGAGGATCTCGCGAACATCCCCTTCGGCCCGCCTCCAGAGCTCCTCGAGCTGCGCCCTCAGCGCTTCGGCGCGCCCCAGTGCCGCCGCGAAGCGGGCCTCCACCTCCGGTGCGTCGGGAAGGATGCGGAGGCCCGGATGCACCATGCGCTTTTGAAGCAGTTCCAGGAAGGTCTTTACCTCCACTCCCTCCTCGATGAGGTACTGCACGAAGAAGGGGTGGGCCGCGTAGAAATGGCGCCGCCAGAAATCCTCGACCCCCTCGCGGTTGAGGGTCGTCAGGTCGGGTCTCAATTCCGTGTCGAAAAGGACGCCGCTTTCGAAGGCCTTTTCATACAGCATCCGCTGGCAGAATCCGTGGATGGTAAAGATCGCCGCCTCGTCGAAGCCTGTCACCGCGAGGCGCAGGCGCCGGCGCAGATCCTCTGGGCGGGCGGCGTCTGCAAAGAGCGCCTCGAGGAACGGGTCGTCTCCCCCCTCCCCGGCAAGCCACGCCTCAGCCTCACGGAGCCGCCGCCGGATGCGGTCTTTGAGCTCCGCCGTGGCCGCCTCGGTAAAGGTCACGACCAGGATATCGCTCACCGGGAGCCCCTTTTCGAGCAGCAGGCGGAGAAAGAGGCCCGTGATCGCGTAAGTCTTCCCCGTGCCGGCGCTCGCCTCGATCAGGTTGACGCCGTCGAGGGGGCTGTGCGCGAGATCGAACAGGGGTGCAGCGCTCATGAAAGCTTCTCCTCATGCTCGAGCAGCGGCCCGCAGAGGTCCAGGGCCAGATCCTGAAAGGCCTTGTCCAGGGGGTCGCCTCCGCCGAAGCACAGGTCGAAATAGGGGTCGGTGCACTCCCCCTTCGAAAAGGCGTCCTCCTCCCACTGCCGCCGGGCGCGTTTGAGGGCCGCCTCGCGCCGCTCGCCCTTTTTCAAGACCCCCTCGGCAAAGGCCATGGACGATTCCGGGAAAAACGGCAGAGGGTGCTCCAGGCCGCGCCGGTGACAGACCAAAAGCCTCGCCAGCAGACCCGCCGCATCCTTGGGTGGGGTGTAGGCCCGGCCGGCCCATGCCAGGGCCTTGCCGCTCTTTTCGAGCGCGGCCAGGACGCTCCGCCCGGGCAGGCCCGCTTCACCGAGGCTGAACGCCGCCAGGTGTTCGATCCACAGCCGGAGACGGTCGCGGGCCTTCAGTCGGGCGGGCCGGTAATGCACGAGCCCCCCGGAGTAAACGGCTGTAAGCCGCCCCGTGAGCCTGAGGCCGCCGAGGGAAAGATCCACTTCCAGTGGGGAGGAAGGGCCGTCAGCCAGATAGGGGGCGGTCTTTTCCCAGAAGACCTCCGCCTCCATGTCGACCGCGTCGAAGAAGGCCCTTCCCATCGGCCCGTGCGGAAGCCGGCCGGCCGCGCGGGCGGCCGCATAGACGCGTCCCGCATCCCTGCCGGCCTCACGGGCCGAAAGAAGTTCCACCCGCAGGTTGTAGCGCTCGAGCCCTTCCAGTTCGAAAAGCTCCCGGTCCTCCAGCCGGCCCTCCGCCTCCTCCAGCACCAGTTGGAGCCTGCTCTGCAGAAGGAACCGGGCCGGATTCACGACGAAGGATTTCAGGTCCTCGATGGTCAGCTCCCGCGCCTCCTCGCCGGCCTCCTCGGGGAGCGGTCCGGCGATGAAGGGGCCAGGCGGGCGACGCTCCCCCTGAAGCCTCCGGGCGGCCGCGGCCTGAACCACTCCGTAGCTGAAAAGTCTGGCGCCGCCCGTGAAGTACTCGGGGTGAAAGGCCTGCAGATGGTGGACATTGAGACAGGTTTCAGTCATGCCGGCCGCCCCCGCCCCTTCCTTCTTTCCGGGCTGGGCCGGCTCGCGGCCGCGCGGCGGCTGCCCCGGCGATGCTTCGAAATGCGTCTCCAGGTAGTCCAGCAGTTCCATGACCAGTACCGACGGCGGGATGGGGCTGTTGTCCTGCGCGCTCCGCCCCACGTAGGTCAGGATCAGGTTCCGCCGGGCGGAGATCAGGGTCTCGAGGAAAAGGTAGCGGTCGTCGTTGCGGCGGGAGCGGTCCCCCCGCCGCGGCCGGGCGGCCATGAGGTCGAAGCCCGGCGGACGCACCGACCTGGGAAAGGCGTCGTGGTTCAGGCCCGCCATGCAGATCACCTTGAAGGGAACGCTCCGCATAGGGAGCATGGCGCAGAAGGTCACCCCGCCGTTCATGAACCCGTAGCCGAAGCCCTGACGGCCGAAGCTGCGCGCCAGAACCCAGCGGATGGTGCGGACATCGACCGCATCCCCGTAACCGGCACACTCCGCCTCCGCCAAGAAGCGCTGGAGCGCCCCCCGGATAACGAGCATCTCCGCCTCGTCGTCCGGGCCCGGACTGAAAAGGTCGTCCAGGAGCAGCCCGAGGTCCCGCGACCAGTCTTCGAGCGAGCGGGGGCGGACGAGTTCCCTCACGTGCCGGAAAAGGCGGTCGACAAACTCGGCCAGGCTGCCGAGGACCGCCGCCTCGGCCCCCTCCAGTTCATCGTAGGGGAGAATCCCCTCGAAGAGGAGTTCGCCGTGCCCCGGCATGGCGTATCCCAGGAGGAGCCTGTCCAGCCCGGATTGCCAGGTGTTTTCCGGGAAGGGCGGCAGCCCCTTTTCGCGGCGGTTCTCCCCGTCGATCCCCCAGCGGATGCCGCTCTCCCGGACCCAGCGGCGGATCGGACCGAGGTCGCCTTCTTCGAGATCGAAAGCCGCCAGGACCGCGGGACACTCGATGACCTCCAGGACCTCGCTGGCCGGGAATCGCCCGCCCGCAAGCGCCAGGATCGCGAGGAAGGGCTCCACCAGCCTCCCCTCCCGCCGCAGGCCCTGATCCGCGATGCTGAAGGGGATCTTCGGCGACGCCCCCTCGCCCGGCTGCTCGAAGACGGCGCGGATGTAAGGCGCGTAGGACTCGATATCCGGCGCCATGACGAGGACGTCGGAGGGTTCGAGCCCAGGGTCGCGCTCGAAGAGATCCAGAAGGACATCGTGCAGCACCTCCATCTCCCGGAGCGGCCCGTGGCAGGCATGGATCCGGATGGAGTCATCCTCTGCGGCCACCTGCCGCTTGACGGGCCGGCCGGCGGCATCCACCTCTCCGGAACCTTCCCGGAGAGCGAGGATATCGCCCTGAACCCTGCCGAGAAGCGTCGCCGGGTCCTCCGGCCCGAAGCAGGCTGTCTCCTTTAGGTCCTGCTCCTGGAGGAGGTCCAGGAAGTCGCGCCCCAGGGTGCCCATAGAGGCGAGGAGGCTGTTGCCGCCCTCCAGGTGCAGGTCTTCCACCGGCCGGGCCGAGCGTCGTGAGAGCCGCCCGGCCTCGCGCTCGCTCACGATATCCCCCCAGTATTCGCGGCACGGGTTGAGGAGGAAGACGTTCAGTTCGGCCCAGCGCGCGGCCGCCCGCAAAACGTGCAGGTGGAAGGGGGGCAGGGCCGAGATCCCGAAGACCGCGATCCGCTCGGGAAACCCCGGCGGCCGTTCCGGGAGGGCATCGATCGCTTCAAAAAACCGTTTCGCGAGAGCGGCCCGATGCACGGCCGGCGCATCCGCACGGATCCGGCGCCAAAGCTCGGCCTGCCACTGCGCATCCTCTCCCGTCTCCCACGCAAGCATCATCTCCGGGCGGAAGAGCAGATACTGATCGAAGGTGTCCGCGATGCGGTCCGCCAGCTGCAGCGCCTTGAGCGGATCGTCGCCCCGCCCGAGGTACGCCTTCAGCGAATCGGCGCCGGGGGCGTTGACGAATCCGCCTAAAACCTTCATAATCCTCCAGGTCATGACACCCGGTTCGAAGGGGGAGGATTCCGGGATCGCAGGCATCACCTTTCGGAAAAGCTCCTCCACCAAGGCGTTCGGGAACGGAAAGCGCACGTTGGCGCAGACCCCGAGCCGCCGGGCAAGCTGCATAGACAACCAGTGCGCCATGCCCTGGCTCTGGACGACGATCGTCTCTGCGGCCATGGGCGATGACAGCGGGGCTTCGAGGGCGGCGGCAAGCTGCTCCACGAGCGCCTCGAGGCGGTTGCTGACGATAAGCCTGGGGCGTGGCTGGTTTGAGGTCTGCAAGGTTTCTTTCCCAGATGGTGATCGCACTGCGGTGATGCCGCGGTCGTCTTTATCCTTCAACCATTTGAGCAGAGAGGATCATATCATGGCGAAGCTTCTGTGGGAACCGTCTGAGCAGCGCATCCAGTCCAGCAATATGTACCGTTTTATGCAGCACGTCAACCGCCGCTTCGGGAAGACCTTCGACGAATACCCTAGCCTCTATGCCTGGTCCGTCCAGAACATCCCCGACTTCTGGGCCGCCTTCTGGGAGTTCAGCGGCGTGATCGCCTCCGAACCCTACCGCGAGGTGATCGACGACCTGTCCAAAATGCCGGGCGCCAAATGGTTCTCCGGGGCGCGGCTGAACTTTGCCGAAAATCTCCTGCGCTACCGCGACGACCGCACGGCGCTGATTTTCAAGAGCGAAGGCCGCGAGACCATCCGCTGGACCTACCGGAGGCTGTACGAAGAGACCGCCGCCCTTGCCGCCGCCCTGAAGCGGGTCGGCGTCGCGCCGGGCGACCGCGTGGTCGGGTTCATGCCCAATATGCCCCAGACCACGGCCGCCATGCTGGCCGCCGTCAGCCTCGGGGCCGTCTGGTCCTCCTGCTCACCCGATTTCGGGATCAAAGGCGTCCTCGACCGCTTCGGCCAGATCAAACCCACGGTCCTCTTCACCGCCGACGGCTATCCCTTCAAGGGCAAGACCTTCGACTCGCTCGCCCGCGTGGCGGAGATCCTCGAGGACCTCCCCTCGACCCGGCAGGTCGTGGTGGTCCCCTACACCCAGGACCGCCCGGACATCGGCGCCGTCCCCAGGGCCGTCCTCTATGACGATTTCAAGGAGGCCTCCCCGCCCCCGGAGATGGAGTTCGCCCAGTTGCCGTTCGATCACCCGCTCTACATCATGTACTCCTCGGGGACGACCGGGCTCCCCAAGTGCATGGTGCAGAGCACCGGCGGCATCCTGGTGCACCACCTGAAGGAGCTGATGCTCCACACGGACCTCAAGCGCGAGGACACCATCTTCTACTTCACTACCTGCGGCTGGATGATGTGGAACTGGCTGACGAGCTCGCTCGCCCTGGGGGCCACGCTGGTGCTCTTCGACGGCAACCCGTTCCACCCGGCGGCGGACGCCTTGTGGGAGCTCGCGCAGGACGAGAAGATCACCGTCTTCGGAACCAGCGCCGGGTACCTCGCGGCGCTCGAAAACGCCGGCGTCAAGCCCGGGCACGCCTTCGACCTCGGCCCCCTGCGGGCCCTGCTTTCCACCGGCTCTCCGCTGCCGGTCGAGGGCTTCGAGTTCGTCTACCGCGACATCAAACAGGACCTCCAACTGGCCTCCATCGCCGGGGGCACCGACCTGAACGGCTGCTTCGCCCTCGGGAACCCCATGGGGCCGGTCTACGCCGGGGAGCTCCAATGCCGCGGCCTCGCCATGAAGGTGGAGGCCTTCGACGACAACGGCCGGAGCGTCATCGACCAAAAGGGCGAACTCGTCTGCACCGCCCCCTGGCCGTCCATGCCGATCTACTTCTGGGACGATCCCGACGGCTCCAAGTACCACGCGGCCTACTTCGACGTCTACCCGAACGTCTGGCGACACGGGGACTTCATCGAAATCAACGACCGCGGCGGGGTCGTCATCTACGGGCGCTCGGACGCCACCCTGAACCCCGGAGGCGTGCGCATCGGCACGGCGGAGATCTACCGGCAGGTTGAGCAGTTCAAGGAGGTGGAAGACAGTCTCGTGGTGGGGCAGGACTGGAAGAACGACGTGCGGGTGATCCTTTTCGTGAAGACCGCGCCGGGTTGCATGCTCGACGACGATCTGAAGGCGCGGCTGCGCAGCACCATCCGCACCAACGCCTCCCCGCGGCACGTCCCGGCCAAGATCCTGGCGGTCCCGGACATCCCGTACACCCTCAACATGAAAAAGGTCGAACTGGCGGTCAAGAAGACGATCCAGGGCCAGCCCGTCCTCAACAAGGACGCGCTCAGGAACCCCGAATCCCTCGATTTCTTCGCCGGCCTGGGGGAGCTGCAGAGCGATTAGGCAGAGGGAGAGCGGAAAGAAAGGAGTCTACGCTTTGTGCCGGTGGGTGATGTCGCGGTAAAGGAGCGGCCGCCGGTTGGCGTAGATATCCTCCTCCCGCCGCCACTCGATCACCCGGGCGGGGTCGATCTCCACCTCGAACACCTCCTCGTCCGCACCGGCGTTCGCCAACCTCTCCCCGCGCGGTCCGAACACGGCGCTGTAGCCGCCGAAGTAGCCGCCCGGGCGGTTGGCGTAAACGACGAAGATCTGGTTGAAGACCGCCGCACCCGTAAAGCGCCGCCACATGTTCTCCACGGGAAAGGTCCCTGGAACCGCTGCGATATTGACCACGATCCATGCCCCCTTCAGCGCCAGCACCCGCCATACCTCCGAAAAGGCGGCATCGAAGCAGATATTGACCCCGATGCCGCCAAACGGCGAATCGAAAACCTTCAAGCGCGTCCCGGGGACGAAATGTTCCGTCCAATGGACATGGCTCTTGACATAGCTTTCGATCCGCCCTCCGTCGATGTAGGTGGCGACGTTGAAGTAGTCATCCCCTTTTCGTTTCAACTCCCCGATGATGACACGGGCGCCCGCGCGCTCGACGAACCGGTAGAGGTCTCTCGAAATCGTGCTGTAAACGACCTTCATCTTACGGTAGAGAAACCCCTCCGGACGCTCGAAGGACGGGTGCCCGTGCAGGATCAGCTCCGGAAAGACGATCAGATCGCACGAACGGTGGGCTTCGATGATCCCGGTGATGCGCTCGTAGTGGCGATGGATGTTCTCCGAGCTGTAATTGATCTGGGCGATGCAGATTCTCATTGCCCGGCGCTTCCTGCAGCGGCCGAAAGGAAACTGCAGGTGTAGGAATCCTGGATGGTCTGCTCGATCTCCTGAAGGTAGGACCGGGTGAGATCCCGCCCGTAGAGGCTGTCGCCGTAACGGTAAAGGCTCCCCTTGTCCCTGCGCACATTTTCGTCGACGAGGTCGGCGTCGATCGTCTGCCCCGAGCCCGAGGCGATCCGTTCGA
This genomic stretch from Desulfatiglans anilini DSM 4660 harbors:
- a CDS encoding acetoacetate--CoA ligase, with the protein product MAKLLWEPSEQRIQSSNMYRFMQHVNRRFGKTFDEYPSLYAWSVQNIPDFWAAFWEFSGVIASEPYREVIDDLSKMPGAKWFSGARLNFAENLLRYRDDRTALIFKSEGRETIRWTYRRLYEETAALAAALKRVGVAPGDRVVGFMPNMPQTTAAMLAAVSLGAVWSSCSPDFGIKGVLDRFGQIKPTVLFTADGYPFKGKTFDSLARVAEILEDLPSTRQVVVVPYTQDRPDIGAVPRAVLYDDFKEASPPPEMEFAQLPFDHPLYIMYSSGTTGLPKCMVQSTGGILVHHLKELMLHTDLKREDTIFYFTTCGWMMWNWLTSSLALGATLVLFDGNPFHPAADALWELAQDEKITVFGTSAGYLAALENAGVKPGHAFDLGPLRALLSTGSPLPVEGFEFVYRDIKQDLQLASIAGGTDLNGCFALGNPMGPVYAGELQCRGLAMKVEAFDDNGRSVIDQKGELVCTAPWPSMPIYFWDDPDGSKYHAAYFDVYPNVWRHGDFIEINDRGGVVIYGRSDATLNPGGVRIGTAEIYRQVEQFKEVEDSLVVGQDWKNDVRVILFVKTAPGCMLDDDLKARLRSTIRTNASPRHVPAKILAVPDIPYTLNMKKVELAVKKTIQGQPVLNKDALRNPESLDFFAGLGELQSD
- a CDS encoding carbon-nitrogen hydrolase family protein, whose amino-acid sequence is MRICIAQINYSSENIHRHYERITGIIEAHRSCDLIVFPELILHGHPSFERPEGFLYRKMKVVYSTISRDLYRFVERAGARVIIGELKRKGDDYFNVATYIDGGRIESYVKSHVHWTEHFVPGTRLKVFDSPFGGIGVNICFDAAFSEVWRVLALKGAWIVVNIAAVPGTFPVENMWRRFTGAAVFNQIFVVYANRPGGYFGGYSAVFGPRGERLANAGADEEVFEVEIDPARVIEWRREEDIYANRRPLLYRDITHRHKA
- the recB gene encoding exodeoxyribonuclease V subunit beta, whose translation is MSAAPLFDLAHSPLDGVNLIEASAGTGKTYAITGLFLRLLLEKGLPVSDILVVTFTEAATAELKDRIRRRLREAEAWLAGEGGDDPFLEALFADAARPEDLRRRLRLAVTGFDEAAIFTIHGFCQRMLYEKAFESGVLFDTELRPDLTTLNREGVEDFWRRHFYAAHPFFVQYLIEEGVEVKTFLELLQKRMVHPGLRILPDAPEVEARFAAALGRAEALRAQLEELWRRAEGDVREILQTGDRLMRNRYNPEKVPGWCAAFGRSLAKGVNGLLRSEELRRFSAETIQTALKKGKTAPDHPFFDLCAEAETARLELRETCEQMLLGFKRRLFDEVPQTIAAFKRELNIQSFDDLLLRVYHALHSSAGPALTTGVRARFKAALIDEFQDTDPIQYGIFDAVFGGGNAVLFLIGDPKQAIYGFRGADVFAYMQAAREAGRRYTLGENWRSEPDLVRAVNTFFEASPEPFLFEEIPFQPVAPAAAKVHEGLRLEAPEGERAPFQLWFMEPPGGGWQWPKGEGREAVQEAVTAGIVRLLQLGREGRAAIGSRSLQEKDIAVLVRRNIEARRLQERLREAGVQSVLYSTGNLFDAPEALEMERILAACLEPENERLLKAALVTRALGVRGDELYARREDEVWWEAVLGRFRTLHEIWRGRGLLTMFRHLLLEGRGLERLAALPDGERRCTNFLHLAEVLHTAAVERRRSMEGTLKWLRDRRDSSTPRLEEHQLRLESDRDAVTLITVHRAKGLEWPVVFCPFMWDGTRSPKEKEPILFHDTGRGGGLTLDLGSDAWKENRLLAEREDLAEGCRLLYVALTRARNRCTFVWGRFKDGDRSAPAYILHNAGLPGEDRKDAKAKADPPPEDGEADSFREALEALTGRAGGAIHLDDHPPAQAGELPPPAGAAPAEAAARRVSRRVERAWALTSFSSLTAMFDEGEGGARDVDSSAEGGPDDIPAEPEEAGPPEGGFAFPRGARAGTCLHAVMEHLDFSPAARDTLGPLVREQLALHGFEPVWEEPVAAMIQRVLEVPLEDGEAPFTLSEVGRAERLNELGFYFPLKPVSPQLLRTVFARHGARMPSSRFPEALGRLTFAPVQGFMRGFIDLVFKRAGRYYLVDWKSNFLGARVEDYGPDRMLREMESSFYILQYHLYAVALNRYLALRLPGYRYEAHFGGVYYVFMRGVDPSRGGRYGVFRDKLSFELIEDLTVNLLAGEP
- the recC gene encoding exodeoxyribonuclease V subunit gamma — its product is MQTSNQPRPRLIVSNRLEALVEQLAAALEAPLSSPMAAETIVVQSQGMAHWLSMQLARRLGVCANVRFPFPNALVEELFRKVMPAIPESSPFEPGVMTWRIMKVLGGFVNAPGADSLKAYLGRGDDPLKALQLADRIADTFDQYLLFRPEMMLAWETGEDAQWQAELWRRIRADAPAVHRAALAKRFFEAIDALPERPPGFPERIAVFGISALPPFHLHVLRAAARWAELNVFLLNPCREYWGDIVSEREAGRLSRRSARPVEDLHLEGGNSLLASMGTLGRDFLDLLQEQDLKETACFGPEDPATLLGRVQGDILALREGSGEVDAAGRPVKRQVAAEDDSIRIHACHGPLREMEVLHDVLLDLFERDPGLEPSDVLVMAPDIESYAPYIRAVFEQPGEGASPKIPFSIADQGLRREGRLVEPFLAILALAGGRFPASEVLEVIECPAVLAAFDLEEGDLGPIRRWVRESGIRWGIDGENRREKGLPPFPENTWQSGLDRLLLGYAMPGHGELLFEGILPYDELEGAEAAVLGSLAEFVDRLFRHVRELVRPRSLEDWSRDLGLLLDDLFSPGPDDEAEMLVIRGALQRFLAEAECAGYGDAVDVRTIRWVLARSFGRQGFGYGFMNGGVTFCAMLPMRSVPFKVICMAGLNHDAFPRSVRPPGFDLMAARPRRGDRSRRNDDRYLFLETLISARRNLILTYVGRSAQDNSPIPPSVLVMELLDYLETHFEASPGQPPRGREPAQPGKKEGAGAAGMTETCLNVHHLQAFHPEYFTGGARLFSYGVVQAAAARRLQGERRPPGPFIAGPLPEEAGEEARELTIEDLKSFVVNPARFLLQSRLQLVLEEAEGRLEDRELFELEGLERYNLRVELLSAREAGRDAGRVYAAARAAGRLPHGPMGRAFFDAVDMEAEVFWEKTAPYLADGPSSPLEVDLSLGGLRLTGRLTAVYSGGLVHYRPARLKARDRLRLWIEHLAAFSLGEAGLPGRSVLAALEKSGKALAWAGRAYTPPKDAAGLLARLLVCHRRGLEHPLPFFPESSMAFAEGVLKKGERREAALKRARRQWEEDAFSKGECTDPYFDLCFGGGDPLDKAFQDLALDLCGPLLEHEEKLS